One Gossypium raimondii isolate GPD5lz chromosome 3, ASM2569854v1, whole genome shotgun sequence genomic window carries:
- the LOC105794516 gene encoding DNA polymerase epsilon subunit C, whose amino-acid sequence MAEDEAVDPIRPEFPTARVKKIMKLDKDINKVNSEALFLVSCSTNLFLRFLAERTAQVAAEKKKKTVKLDHLRTAIKRHRPTSDFLLDSLPIPAESTQSVARSATDRDRSRPVADKSAPAGTRRIDLFFRKPENEAPIQINDA is encoded by the coding sequence ATGGCAGAAGACGAAGCCGTTGATCCGATCCGACCCGAATTCCCGACGGCAAGGGTCAAAAAGATCATGAAACTTGACAAGGACATCAACAAGGTGAACTCGGAGGCCTTATTCCTCGTTTCATGTTCCACCAATCTTTTCCTTCGATTCCTCGCCGAGAGAACAGCCCAAGTCGCTGccgagaagaagaaaaagacggTGAAGCTCGATCACCTAAGAACCGCCATCAAAAGGCATAGACCAACGAGCGATTTTCTTCTCGACTCGCTTCCTATTCCAGCCGAGTCTACTCAATCCGTTGCTCGCTCCGCGACGGATCGAGATCGTTCCCGGCCCGTTGCTGATAAATCCGCCCCCGCTGGAACCCGCCGCATAGACCTCTTCTTCCGTAAGCCAGAAAATGAAGCTCCGATTCAGATAAACGATGCATag
- the LOC105794514 gene encoding 65-kDa microtubule-associated protein 8, whose amino-acid sequence MVWLLIKELKPKSSTLQSKRSSQSIQLFSSFKSPSGSHHRYTERMGSFQAPPGMRSSALLETSCGYLLQELQMIWNEVGEDQSEREKVLLELEQECLEVYRRKVDRANMSRARLHQELAESEAEFTHLLLSLGERSLPGRPEKMSGTIKQQLDSITPALQEMRLRKEERVNQFRAVQGQIQKISAEIAGQSEYDDSITNVKVNENDLSLKKLEEYQNELQRLHNEKNNRLQQVEKYIAAVHNLSATLGMESSMIITKVHPSLNELCGISKNISDGILAKLNSTVESLQEEKQKRLEKLHQLGKALKNLWSLMDTSYGDRYLFSHVIDQLSVSSAEVSDPGSLTLDIIQQAEAEVKRLDQLKASKMKELFLKKQNELEEICNKSHMEIPSRSEMENILNLINTGEIDYAELLMSIDEQISRAKEEASSRKSIMEKVEKWILARDEERWLQEYSMDENRYSVSRGAHRNLRRAERARVTVNKIPALVDSLMAKTKSWEEERRKVFLYDEVPLLAMLEEYNLSRQEREEEKQRQRMKKVQSQVVVEQENFTTSRPSTSNRRLSNKSLNGGFGNASPLNRRLSLSIQQLGSNGKSSVALGTSFIKEGKKEQGKRIFPRPNFTSQLRDETASVVSTFSGPLSP is encoded by the exons ATGGTTTGGTTGCTCATCAAAGAACTCAAACCAAAAAGTTCCACCCTTCAGTCCAAGCGTTCTAGCCAAAGCATCCAGCTTTTTAGCAGTTTCAAGTCTCCCAGCGGTAGTCATCACCGGTATACAGAAAGGATGGGATCGTTCCAAGCGCCTCCTGGAATGAGAAGCTCTGCATTGTTAGAAACTTCATGTGGATATTTACTTCAAGAGTTGCAG atgaTATGGAATGAAGTTGGAGAAGATCAGTCAGAAAGAGAGAAGGTTCTACTAGAATTAGAACAGGAATGTCTGGAGGTCTACCGGAGAAAAGTTGACCGAGCAAATATGTCAAGAGCTCGCCTGCATCAGGAACTCGCCGAATCTGAAGCTGAATTCACTCACCTTCTTTTGTCCCTTGGTGAACGTTCCCTTCCCGGACGG CCAGAGAAAATGTCAGGAACAATAAAGCAACAACTTGATTCCATTACGCCAGCATTGCAGGAAATGCGGTTGAGGAAAGAAGAGAGAGTAAACCAGTTCAGAGCTGTACAAGGGCAAATTCAGAAAATCTCTGCCGAAATTGCTGGTCAGTCAGAATATGATGACTCCATAACAAACGTCAAGGTGAATGAGAATGATCTTTCTTTGAAGAAACTTGAGGAATATCAGAATGAGCTCCAAAGACTCCACAATGAGAAG AACAACAGACTCCAGCAAGTGGAAAAATATATAGCTGCTGTTCACAATTTGTCTGCAACATTGGGGATGGAATCTTCCATGATTATTACAAAGGTTCACCCAAGCTTGAATGAACTGTGTGGGATTTCGAAAAACATAAGTGACGGTATTTTGGCCAAACTCAACAGCACAGTGGAGTCACtgcaagaagaaaaacaaaagcgGCTTGAGAAG CTTCACCAACTTGGTAAAGCATTGAAAAATTTATGGAGCCTAATGGATACATCCTATGGAGATCGCTACTTGTTTTCCCATGTTATTGATCAATTATCAGTCTCATCAGCTGAAGTATCTGATCCTGGAAGCCTTACACTGGATATAATCCAACAG GCCGAAGCTGAAGTTAAGAGATTGGATCAATTAAAGGCAAGCAAAATGAAAGAGCTATTTCTCAAGAAACAGAATGAGCTTGAAGAGATATGCAATAAATCACACATGGAGATTCCTTCAAGATCAGAGATGGAAAATATACTAAACCTGATAAACACAG GGGAGATTGACTATGCTGAGCTCCTCATGAGCATAGATGAACAGATATCAAGAGCAAAGGAAGAAGCATCAAGTAGAAAATCAATAATGGAGAAGGTGGAAAAATGGATACTAGCTCGTGATGAGGAGCGGTGGCTGCAAGAATATAGCATG GATGAGAATAGATATTCGGTCAGCAGGGGCGCTCACAGGAACCTGAGACGTGCAGAAAGGGCCCGAGTAACAGTCAACAAAATCCCAG CATTGGTGGATTCACTCATGGCAAAAACCAAGAgttgggaagaagaaagaaggaaagtttTCCTGTATGATGAG GTACCTCTTTTGGCAATGTTGGAAGAGTACAACCTGTCTAGgcaagaaagagaagaagaaaagcaaaGGCAACGG ATGAAGAAGGTCCAAAGCCAGGTAGTAGTTGAGCAAGAAAACTTCACTACATCTAGGCCATCCACCAGTAATCGGCGCCTTTCAAACAAGAGCTTAAATGGAGGTTTTGGCAATGCAAGCCCTTTAAACAGGAGGCTTTCCTTGAGTATCCAGCAGCTAGGATCAAATGGCAAAAGCTCGGTGGCTCTTGGTACATCCTTCATCAAAGAAGGGAAGAAAGAGCAAGGAAAGAGGATATTTCCTCGACCAAATTTCACCTCTCAGCTAAGAGATGAAACAGCTTCAGTGGTATCAACATTTTCTGGGCCCTTATCACCTTGA